The Toxorhynchites rutilus septentrionalis strain SRP chromosome 3, ASM2978413v1, whole genome shotgun sequence genome includes a region encoding these proteins:
- the LOC129776252 gene encoding guanine nucleotide exchange factor MSS4 homolog, whose product MTTPEVPNMTELIENEKNKTDVKCTHCDSLILKPASARYVESEYDLPEPHAKKRSTTAGGPVEFACETLKDFWVVNDMFTFENIGFSRTVDNTKYLICADCEIGPVGYHDLQTKRCYIALQRVKHVV is encoded by the exons ATGACCACACCGGAAGTGCCGAACATGACCGAGTTGATCGAAAACGAGAAGAACAAAACCGATGTGAAGTGTACGCACTGTGATTCGCTGATACTGAAGCCTGCGAGTGCACGCTACGTGGAGAGTGAG TACGACTTACCGGAGCCACATGCGAAGAAACGTTCGACCACGGCGGGGGGACCGGTTGAGTTCGCATGTGAAACACTGAAAGACTTCTGGGTGGTGAACGATATGTTTACCTTCGAAAATATCGGATTCTCCCGAACGGTTGATAACACTAAGTATCTGATATGCGCGGACTGTGAGATCGGCCCCGTCGGGTATCACGATCTGCAAACGAAACGATGCTACATTGCACTGCAACGGGTGAAACACGTTGTGTGA